A single Candidatus Schekmanbacteria bacterium DNA region contains:
- a CDS encoding universal stress protein, with translation MEEKLKKIMLILSSTRQSPRAVDYAIEKAIENNAEIEILFIIDVNIPDLVFEKMRETDLLPERQSKELYETILREYRQRGYALIENIEAQMKNKEISYSVFIERGDFAEEALKKIEEVLPDLVILTRSKKSKISRFIYGSSVDYLIRKSPCKIRIVEE, from the coding sequence ATGGAAGAAAAACTTAAAAAAATAATGCTTATTCTCTCGTCAACAAGGCAATCACCAAGAGCTGTCGATTATGCCATTGAAAAAGCAATTGAGAATAATGCAGAAATTGAAATTCTTTTCATCATCGATGTCAATATCCCCGACCTCGTTTTTGAAAAGATGCGAGAGACAGACCTTTTGCCTGAAAGACAATCAAAAGAACTTTATGAAACAATATTGAGAGAATACCGGCAAAGAGGATATGCATTGATAGAAAATATAGAAGCACAAATGAAAAATAAGGAAATTTCATATTCCGTGTTTATTGAACGAGGAGATTTTGCAGAAGAAGCTTTAAAGAAAATCGAAGAAGTTTTACCGGATCTTGTAATTCTGACAAGAAGCAAAAAATCTAAAATCTCAAGATTCATTTACGGCTCATCCGTAGATTATCTCATTCGGAAATCTCCCTGTAAAATAAGGATTGTAGAAGAATAA